CAGTGATAGCTATAGCAAGGATTGtccttgaaaaaatttaaaaaaaaagtatttatcTCATAATCAACACATTTGATGAAGATTAATATTTGTTTACCCATCTTCTTGTTCATGAACTGAAGGTTGAACAACGATATCTTTCCGAGTAAGATTTTCTTCCCCAAACATCCACGAACGCAGTTCACTTACATCTTGAACAAATCgaagaataaaattagaaaactagaatgaagaaaattgaaactaaACTGTTTCAGTACACATACCATCATAATCATATTCATTCTGCTGTTTCTGCTCTTCTTCCGTTAACGGAACAGGTTCAGAACGCAAAATAAAGTAATTTATACTGGTTCTTCTTAACCAAATTGTGAAAGCGCCTTCAACGTAGACGGTTTGCTTTTCTTTGAGTTTGGCTAAAAGGTCTCTTTGATTGGCGCTTTGACCATTGACGATCCAAGTATCGTCAATGGCGTCTTGCAACTCACTAGTCTGAAAAATGTTCATCTCTGTAGCTGGATCAACACTACCCATTCTCTGGACAGCAAGTTTTGCTATTTCAAGATTTGAGTTAGGAATCTTTTGGGGGAGTGCCCATGGAGATTGGTTTTTAAACTTAGGCATCCAATAAGCCATCCTTCTAAGTTTTTTGGTGGGAGCTCCATGGCGACCAAAAATATTAAGAACCATTTGGTCAGTTTCTTTATCTGGACAAACacctaaaaatgaaataaaaacacataaaataatttaaactgaTTTGAGGCAAAGATATTCTAACCATTGTTTTCCATCTGTTCCAGAACATCTATTATACATTGCTGTTGTTTTGGATAATGCATAAATTCTGCTTGAAACATATTTGTTGGAATATATTTTCCCTTTGGTAATATATCAATGATGTCTTTATATGCTTCCAGGTCACGATGCACACCaaattcttccatttccttcaGAGCAGCATAGATGAATTCCACTTGTGCCCTACGGGGCCCTGGTCTTGTTGTGTAAATTTTTACAGCTTCTAAGAATGTGTCTTtatttctatctccttctggAACATAAAACATAGAAGGTCTAACAATCAGTTCGTTgggttctttatttttaaaatgaagacTATTTATATGAATGTGACGGATCTGTAAGCATGGCAGTAGCTTGCAATTATGAACTTGAGGTAAGGCTCTTTGGAGAATTCGATTCAAACTTAAACCAAATTTTACTGCCATTATAATACTAATGGCTATTCAAAGCAGGAaaataatcaacaaaattCGAACTATTTGTAAAAATACCAGAAATACATAGAATTGTCACAACAAATTCAAGAGTAGGCGAAAATGggatttgttattgtttttttcctctttcaactTTTAACGTCTGCTAAAATTTCAACTTCATTGATGATAGATGGCAGGGattcataaaaaaagtttcttatttgattaaaaactTGATTACTTTCGATTATTCATCATCaaattagaataaaattaaatcgCGGTTATTTCGCTTATAATTatgttcattttgtttttaaattattcagtAAAAGTGTTTGTGTGATCCTGCCGCCACCCGCCAGTGGTGCTACTTGCATCTACGAATATACCCTCTATTGGCGCGTTTATCAACGAATAAAGACAACTGCAGACGACGTTTGCTGGCTCATCCAaatatttctctcttcaatTCAATATCTTTCAATCTAATATTcttcaaatttgaatatggCGTCATCCCTAGAACATTTTGTAAATTCTGTTCGTAATCTCTCTGGCGAAGGTTTGTTTTGAACGACAGTTGTATTTCATAATTTGTGGAcactaaaaatattcaattttctatgTATCAAACTGATAGGAAGCTGGCGAGAACTATATGATTTTCTCGGCAAGTCGCCCGACGTACTCATGAGGAATTCCGAACATTTAGACACTGTTCTGGATACTCTTGACCCACAACTTCACAGTCTAGGTGTTTTGGCAATTTACATGGTAAAGTTCATGATTCTCAACCAAAATGCAGCTCAAAATCAAGGAATTCAAGTTCCAGAACCCGAAGTGCTCATCAGTCAAGTCAGTCAGTTCATCACAGTTTGCAATGGTGAACAAATTCGCTGTGCTCCTGACTCATGTAAGCTTCTAATATTGCACTCTTACAATTGAATAATTCATAATAAATTGTTCTGTGCAGTCGCTGAGCTGTGTAACCAGTTTACCCAATGCCTAGTGGAACGAGAGACACCTGCCAGGGGTATTGTTCCCCTTACCAAAGCTATTCGGAAAGCCAGAATGAATGAAACACAGCTGACGTCTATCCACGCTAGCCTTCTCCAACTCTGTTTGATGGCACAGAATTTAAAACCTGCCTTGGAGTTTTTGAATGTTGAGATTTCTGAAATCAATTCAGAGGTAAATTGCTTTTTCAGGTTCTAGTGCACTGATTACAGAAAATTCTAATGACAAATGTGTTTGTAGAATGGATATTTTGATGCCAAGCATTTCTtgctctactactactatggGGGAGTTATCAACATGGCTGTCAAAAACTTTGAGCGAGCCCTGTATTCATTCGAAGTAGCTTTGACGACACCATCTTCAGCCGTATCTCACATCATGCTGGAATCGTACAAAAAGTACATTCTCGTCTCACTCATTCTTCATGGAAAGGTATGGATCAAATAGTCGCGCAATGTTCGTTCAATTTCCGATTCACATTGTCATTTGAAACGAGACTAGGTGGCACCTCTTCCCAAATACACATCTCAAGTGGTTAATCGGCTCCTGAAACCCATGAGCGCCATCTACCACGAAATCACGACGGTATTTGCTACCAACAAGCCGACGTCACTGGAACTTGTCCTCCAAAAGCACCGAGAATTGTTACAGCGTGAAAATAACTGGGGTCTGGCCAAACAAGTACAACAATCGCTCTACAAGAAGATTATTCAGCGACTGACTCAGACTTTTCTGACGCTTTCGCTCAGCGATATGGCCCTGCGAGTTCAGTTGCCCAGCGTGATGGAAGCGGAAAAACTCGTCTTGACCATGGTATTTGCTTTCAAGATGCTAAAAGATGACGATCAAACtatgtgtttgttttcttcttcaaaagatTGAAGATGGGGATATTTACGCCAGCATTAGCCAGAAAGACGGGATGGTATTGTTTCACGACAATCCGGACAAATACGACAGCACTTCAACTGTTGAGCGCGTTCAGAAAGAGGTATTTCGATAGTAGCCGGCAGAAATGTGTACCAGATAATTGACCTCATGGCTACTCGTTTGGGTAGGTCAACATTTGCATCGAGCTGGACATGCAGGTGCAGAAGATGGAGGAAGCCATCTGCACGAACCCGGTTTTCGTGAAGAAGGCGTCAGGTGCCATGGAAGAGGACGATGGAGGGAGGAGTTCAGCTTCGTCAGCCCTTCAGGCCGGTGCGGCAACCAAAGTTCCCTCCTTCTCCATGTGATCACCTATGATGCTCTTTAAAACACCAACTAATCCATAACGTCTcgataaaataattactttcacatttttttgttaaataactAAGTGAGGATTCATACAcggattaaaaacaaaaatttagtttttttttttcaaaaattgtattgATAAACATCACACATAAAACTGTACACGATTTCCAACACACATAAATTCCAAAGTCAGACAGTCTGTCTATGCATCTAGTCGAGGCCATCCACAAAATCAGCTTTCACAATGATCTCAGAAATTCAAACAATATCTGGCAGATCACTGAGAAAACTAGTCTCGAGGTTTAAAAGCCGAAAATTCACACTGTCGGTAGAGCAACACACCCACACATGGCCGAAGCCGACTGGATACTGTTTGCTTGGTCCAACGGCGGATGAATGGAGAGCCCCAACTTCGAGGAGTGTCTACCACCAAGAGATAGAGGGCGCGCGCGCATTGATGTGATAagattaaaaacgaaaaacgcCAAACTGTTTGGAGGCAGGC
This DNA window, taken from Daphnia pulex isolate KAP4 chromosome 2, ASM2113471v1, encodes the following:
- the LOC124188652 gene encoding evolutionarily conserved signaling intermediate in Toll pathway, mitochondrial-like isoform X1, with product MAVKFGLSLNRILQRALPQVHNCKLLPCLQIRHIHINSLHFKNKEPNELIVRPSMFYVPEGDRNKDTFLEAVKIYTTRPGPRRAQVEFIYAALKEMEEFGVHRDLEAYKDIIDILPKGKYIPTNMFQAEFMHYPKQQQCIIDVLEQMENNGVCPDKETDQMVLNIFGRHGAPTKKLRRMAYWMPKFKNQSPWALPQKIPNSNLEIAKLAVQRMGSVDPATEMNIFQTSELQDAIDDTWIVNGQSANQRDLLAKLKEKQTVYVEGAFTIWLRRTSINYFILRSEPVPLTEEEQKQQNEYDYDDVSELRSWMFGEENLTRKDIVVQPSVHEQEDGTILAIAITGTCSKDSLLSWIRFLEKTNPNLANLSILFATNSPLGEVAPAIESNMPSQPLNKITGGSDL
- the LOC124188652 gene encoding evolutionarily conserved signaling intermediate in Toll pathway, mitochondrial-like isoform X2, which encodes MEEFGVHRDLEAYKDIIDILPKGKYIPTNMFQAEFMHYPKQQQCIIDVLEQMENNGVCPDKETDQMVLNIFGRHGAPTKKLRRMAYWMPKFKNQSPWALPQKIPNSNLEIAKLAVQRMGSVDPATEMNIFQTSELQDAIDDTWIVNGQSANQRDLLAKLKEKQTVYVEGAFTIWLRRTSINYFILRSEPVPLTEEEQKQQNEYDYDDVSELRSWMFGEENLTRKDIVVQPSVHEQEDGTILAIAITGTCSKDSLLSWIRFLEKTNPNLANLSILFATNSPLGEVAPAIESNMPSQPLNKITGGSDL
- the LOC124188651 gene encoding COP9 signalosome complex subunit 3-like, with the translated sequence MASSLEHFVNSVRNLSGEGSWRELYDFLGKSPDVLMRNSEHLDTVLDTLDPQLHSLGVLAIYMVKFMILNQNAAQNQGIQVPEPEVLISQVSQFITVCNGEQIRCAPDSFAELCNQFTQCLVERETPARGIVPLTKAIRKARMNETQLTSIHASLLQLCLMAQNLKPALEFLNVEISEINSENGYFDAKHFLLYYYYGGVINMAVKNFERALYSFEVALTTPSSAVSHIMLESYKKYILVSLILHGKVAPLPKYTSQVVNRLLKPMSAIYHEITTVFATNKPTSLELVLQKHRELLQRENNWGLAKQVQQSLYKKIIQRLTQTFLTLSLSDMALRVQLPSVMEAEKLVLTMIEDGDIYASISQKDGMVLFHDNPDKYDSTSTVERVQKEVNICIELDMQVQKMEEAICTNPVFVKKASGAMEEDDGGRSSASSALQAGAATKVPSFSM